The genome window AAGATGATGTTGAGACGGGTCAGGTTGACGGGATGAAGGATGCCAACGACAATGGACGCGATCATCCATGCCGCGATCAGCCAGTGCTCTACACGATTTTCTTTGACGAACTTGAATGGCAGCGTAAGGATGAAACCTGCCAGCACAAGCGGGAATGTGATCTTGTAGAAGTACCCGAACGGTTCGACGAAGTTCCACGGATAGGCGTCAGATTGCCTCCAGAGGACGTCGAACATGATTCTGGCGTTGGCTGCAAGCGCCTGAAACGGACTCTGGCCGAAGACCGCTGCCATCGTCTCGTAACGCGCCTCCACAGGCAGGCGGGGTATGGTCACAGCACCCAGCTGCAGGGGCTCCAGCTGAAGCGTGTTGACCAGGAGGAACAACCCGATGGGAAAAGCGATCAAAACGAAGGCGATCGCCCCGATGACAACTTGCTTAATGTCGATACGTTTGAGTTTTAGAAGCAGGGGGATGGTCAGCAGGATGAATACCGGCACGCCGACATAGGCCGTCCCATACGCGTACAGGCTTAATGCAAAGGTGATCGAGGAAACAAGGAACCACCGGTTTTTGGTGTTCGCCAGCGTGAGGGCGGTGAAGCCTGCCAGAAAGAAAAACGGCATGATATTCGACTCGACCGCCCAGCGTGAATTGACGATATGCCAGGGGGAGATCGCCATGAAGAACATCGCCAGCAGTGCGAATTTTTCGCCGAGCAGGCGTCGGCCTGCAATATAGATCAGCGGCAGGGAGAGAATGCCGGCCAGCACCATCGGCAGGCGTATGACAAAGGCGTTGACACCTTTTAATGCAACAAAGGGGATCAGCATATACGCATAGAGTGCGTTTTGTCCGCTGCCCCAGGAGATCAGGTGAACCGGGTAGGACAGCCCGTATCTATCCATGCCAAATTTGTAAAGATAGTATGCCTCCACGCCAATGGAGGCTTCGTCCGGGTTCAAGCCCGGTGGCAGGGATGAAAACTCCCAAAGGCGGGCAAAGATCCCAACCGCCAGGATAACGGTAAACAGCAGGCGGGTCCTCCAGTTGGTGAGAAATTGGTTCAGCATAAGCCGACTCTTCATGGCTGAATTATATTTTATAATCCATGCCAATGAAACTAATTAAACGCCTGGTTCCTGCCTGGCTGGTGAGTCTCCCGTTTTGTTATTTTGGGGCGGGTTTCTTAAGTAATTTCCATTCCACGCCTCACGAACTGATCCCATCCATATTACTTCTCGATGCCGGCCTGGTTTTGTTCCTTTATTTTACCCTGCCTATGCTGCTCACGAGGCTCCGATCAAGACCCTTTGAGGCGGTGATCGCCATCCCCTTGTTCGGCTCCATTGCCGTTTTCGGGTGGATTCTGTTCAAGATGGCGGATCAATTCCCCAGTCTGTTCGATGCGCGGTTTTATCAGCTTGAAGGGACTCAGTGGAATTCCTTTGGAATCGGAGCGGCGCTGGGGCTGTCCTTGTCCGCGTGGGTGGTGACGGTTTTCAGGGATGTACGGTTCAAGGGGTTCTCATTGGGCAGGTTTGTAGATCGAGACCTGGGCGGCTGGTTGCTTGCTTTTGCTTTCTTTTCCGTCTATTTTTTTCTTGTTTCCATTTTCAACCAGCCCGCCTTCGATTCGGACGATATTTTCTTTGACTCAGACAGCCGCCTTTGGCGCTTGCGTTTTGCAACAGACCATGCCCGTGATTATTACTGGCGTTCGGTGCATCCATTCGTGCTGCTCATTATCCGCCCGCTGGTTGGTTTGATCGCGCTTTTCCTGAAGGGGAACACGCTTTATGCCGCATTTATACTGGTCGCTCTGACAGGCGCGCTGTGTGTTTTTCTTGTCTGGTATTTTGTAAGGCAGGTGACCGGCAATTCGTTATATGCCCTGCTGATGGCCGCCCTGTTCGGTGCTTCCACGGCGCAAGTGATATTCAGCTCCCTGATCGAGACGTATATCTTTTTGGCGGCAGTCGCGTTGATCTTTCTCATTCTGTTGCTTAAGGACAAGCCGCTTTCTATGCAGGTGATTACGGGCCTGGTCGCGTTCGGCATCACCATTTCAAATCTCGGTCAGACGTTCATCGCGCACTTGATGATCAAACGCAACCTCAGGCAGATCATTATTTATGGATCGATCGTCACGGCGCTGGTCGTCCCGCTGACCTTGCTGAATAACGTCATCTACCCCGATTCCCAGCCGTATTTTTTCGATCTCAAAAGTTATGAAGGCGAGGGACATAATCAATTCCCGCCGGCGCTCGAACGGGCGAACCTGCTGGCGCGGGTGATGTTCCTGCACAGTTTCGTCGCACCGGAACCGCTCATCCTTGAGGAGGAGATCCCCTTCCTGAAGGTCTGGATGTTCCGGGCATCCATCAAAAAGGACCCGATGCGCATCAGCCGCTATGAAACCGATCTCAGCCGCACGCTGGTGATGGCGTGGCTGGCGTTCATGGCGCTGGGCGGCGCGCTCTTCCTGAAAAACCTGCGCAAACAGGATAACCGCTTCTTTTTGACCTTCCTCCTGATCCTGTTATTCAATTTCGCCCTGCACATGCGCTACGGCAAGGACGTATTCCTTTACTCCGTCAACTGGACCTATGCCATTGTGCTTTTCCTTGCACTGGCATGGAGGGAACTTGCCGACAAACGCTGGTTTCAAATAGCGCTATTGGTCTTTATCGTGTTGATGATGTTGAACAACTCGCAGTTGATATTCACCATGTTAAGCACATCCGCCCTGCGCATTAAATAACAGACGTCCCGCAGGCTTGTAAAAACCGCCCGCGGGACGTCTGTTTAATTCCCTAGCCTTTTCCCTTCAACTCCTCGCGGACCAGGAGGCTCAACACCACACTGACCAGGCTGATGACCAGGCTGCCCAACAGCGCAGACCAGAAACCGTCCACCATGAAGGCCAGGCCGAACGACTGGCCGACGGCGCTGGTCAGCATCAGCATGAAGGTGTTGACGATGATGCTGAACAGTCCCAGCGTCAGGATGATGAGCGGGCAGGTGAGCAGTTTGAGCAGGGGGCGCACCAGCGCATTCAGCAGGCCGAAGATGAGCGCGACCCACAGGATGCCCGACCACTCCCCAAGGTAATCGATGCCCGGCACGATCCAGATCGCGGCATATAGTCCCGCCGCATTGATCGCCCAGCGAAGTAGAAATCTTGTCATGGTTACTCCTTTTCGCCCGCAATGAACGCGGGCAGTTTCTTTTGATACAGGTTATACGCAGGATGGGTGATTAAGTTGCCTTTCACCAGAGGGTGCGACGCACTTTGTTATAACGGCGCCTGCATCCAGATCAAGGTGCGGGCGGGTTTGAAGCCCGCGGCCTGGATGGCGCCGTCGAACAGGCCGGCGGGGAAATCCATCGAGACGGCTGGATAGAGATGATACAGGTCGCGGCGCGCGCGGATGAGCAGCGCTGTCAACGCTTCGGGGTCGGACCCTTCGCCTGCTCCTGCAAAGAGACCTTCTTCGCCCCGCCCGTCGGGGATCCATGCAAGCGTGGCTTCGGGCTGGTCTTTTTTTACCGCCGCCCATTGACGGATGTTCATATCCACGAAGAACAGATAGAGCCAGTTCCACAGACCCGGCTTGAGGGAGTTGAAGTTCCAGTTGCGGTGCCAGCTCAAAGCCTCGGGGTAGAGGCGCGCAAGCCAGTGACGCTGGGTCTCCCAAAAGGCGGGATGCCGGCCGGTGACGGCGATGCCTGTATCCAATAATTCGGCCTGGGAGTCCGTGGAGGCTTTCCAGGTGGTGCGGCGGGCGCGTTCGACGAATCCGAGTTCACTGTAGAGGTGAATGGCGGAGGCGTTGTCGTCGCGGACGTGCAGCCAGATGGTATCCACCTTTTTTTCACGGGCGTGCCGCAGGGCGCGTTCGGTGAGCGCGCGCGCGATGCCCCTGCCGCGTTGTGAAGGGTGGACGGCGACGTTGGCGATCAGATAGAGCCGCTGGCCGCGCTGCCGGAAGGGGACGAGGCTGGCATTGCCGACGATGCGCCCTGCCTCCTCCCAGATGTAGCCGGTCAGCGGCAGGGAGGTGGTTTCGGCGGCGCGATTGGCCCACTTGATGAAGGAGTTGTCGCTGCCCGCGCGGCGCATGTCCTGCACGTAGCGCCGGCCTTCGCCGTCCATGCTGTCGGCAAAGCACAGTTCGATCAGGTCTGCCACGGCGGGCAGGTCCCTGAGGATGCTGAGCGGGCGCAGGTGCGGATGCGCCTGCGCGTCCTCCCGCGCGGGGATGGTGATGGATGCCATTACGGGGATTATAGCCCCGTTGCGTCGGTTTTTGGGGAGGGAGGTTGTATAATGTGCGGATAGTCTTCAGTGCTCACACAATAATTTGCGGTTGTCAAAGGTGCGGCACTCTTTACAATCTCGCTCCCAAACAGAATCCACGCCCGCCAGCAGGCTCGTTAGGCAGCAAGTTAAATGAAATGACTACTAGCGATTTCTCTGCTTTCTTTTCACCGCACACTGGGTCTGATCGCCAACTGAGCTTGGATGAAAAGATTGAGTTCTTTGTTCGTCGAACAGTACGCCTTCAGATTCAGCCGGCAATCGAAATGCAAAGCCGGGACATTCCAAATCGCGGCTTTGCCCAGTTACTTATTGTGCTAAGTGTTTTTGAGATGATCGGGAAATATCGCGCCGGGTTTGTTGGGGAGGGCGGCTCCGCAAAGTATTTTAAAGAAGGTCTCCGTTGGACTTTTCACGAAATTTCTGATGCTGAAGTCGCTTTGCTCAATACCTTTTACAAATCCGTACGTTGCGGGCTCTATCATGCTGGAATGACGAGACCCAATGTCTATCTGGTCTCTGGCAGTCCTGGCTCTCTTGGATTCGTAGCCTCCGCAAACATGCTCGCCATTGACCCGGATCTATTTGTTAATGATGTTCGTATCCGATTCGATGCGTACGCAAGTGAATTGCGCGATCCGAGAAATATCGAATTGCGGCTTGCATTTGAGCGTCGTTTTGATGATGATGATTCGAACGGAGTAAGCCCATGAGAGTGCTGCCCAACAAAGCGTCCCGAAAATCGTCGGGATAATGTAGCCCGTTTTCGCGGGGCGAACGGCCTGACGGGTGGGATTCTGCGCCACGCTTCGCTGTCCCCGCCCCTTGCATAACAGGTACAATATCATCCAAATCTTATTAATAAGGAGACAACGATGGCAAAAATACTGGTTCATGTAACAAATGGCCCCGAAAACCCTACTCTTGCGGCTTTAGCATTTTTGGTCGCTAAAAGTGCAATTGAGGAGGGACATTCTGTTTCACTCTTTCTCGCAGGCGACGCAGTTCAATTAATCCGCGACGCTGTTCTTGATAACCTGGCGGGACTTGGCACAGGCAAATTGCGCGAACATTATGACGCCATCGTTGCAGGCGGTGGGAAATTCCATATATCAGGCATGTCCAGCAAAGGGCGCGGCGTAACAGATTCGGATTTGAGCGGCAAACCCGCAGAGTTTGCCATGCCGAATGTTCTCATTCGCTTGTCGTTGGACCATGACCGCATGTTTACATATTAGGAGGAAATCATGTCATCAAATTTAGAGTCGCAAATTAAGTCCGCCGAACAGGAATGGATGGGGCATTATAAAAAAGGACCAACTCGTTTACGTTGGACAGAGATGCCACCTCAAGTTGGCGATACCGCCCCCGATTTTGAAATGCTC of Anaerolineales bacterium contains these proteins:
- a CDS encoding phage holin family protein, with amino-acid sequence MTRFLLRWAINAAGLYAAIWIVPGIDYLGEWSGILWVALIFGLLNALVRPLLKLLTCPLIILTLGLFSIIVNTFMLMLTSAVGQSFGLAFMVDGFWSALLGSLVISLVSVVLSLLVREELKGKG
- a CDS encoding GNAT family N-acetyltransferase, whose translation is MASITIPAREDAQAHPHLRPLSILRDLPAVADLIELCFADSMDGEGRRYVQDMRRAGSDNSFIKWANRAAETTSLPLTGYIWEEAGRIVGNASLVPFRQRGQRLYLIANVAVHPSQRGRGIARALTERALRHAREKKVDTIWLHVRDDNASAIHLYSELGFVERARRTTWKASTDSQAELLDTGIAVTGRHPAFWETQRHWLARLYPEALSWHRNWNFNSLKPGLWNWLYLFFVDMNIRQWAAVKKDQPEATLAWIPDGRGEEGLFAGAGEGSDPEALTALLIRARRDLYHLYPAVSMDFPAGLFDGAIQAAGFKPARTLIWMQAPL
- a CDS encoding phospholipid carrier-dependent glycosyltransferase, with the protein product MLNQFLTNWRTRLLFTVILAVGIFARLWEFSSLPPGLNPDEASIGVEAYYLYKFGMDRYGLSYPVHLISWGSGQNALYAYMLIPFVALKGVNAFVIRLPMVLAGILSLPLIYIAGRRLLGEKFALLAMFFMAISPWHIVNSRWAVESNIMPFFFLAGFTALTLANTKNRWFLVSSITFALSLYAYGTAYVGVPVFILLTIPLLLKLKRIDIKQVVIGAIAFVLIAFPIGLFLLVNTLQLEPLQLGAVTIPRLPVEARYETMAAVFGQSPFQALAANARIMFDVLWRQSDAYPWNFVEPFGYFYKITFPLVLAGFILTLPFKFVKENRVEHWLIAAWMIASIVVGILHPVNLTRLNIIFTPLLFSIAVFILWLDRRIPHMIPVTASVLMIGFIFFTQMYHGDEYRRRASGIFNEGIIPAIQYAMQNTDSMICFTEQRYSMYIYVLLTQRFHPSEYAGELEWTEPDDPLDSARILRSLKQFRFKLDDCLDSPGAVYILTLTEEPPNTSIDYKDKKFEKFRVHLPK
- a CDS encoding DsrE family protein gives rise to the protein MAKILVHVTNGPENPTLAALAFLVAKSAIEEGHSVSLFLAGDAVQLIRDAVLDNLAGLGTGKLREHYDAIVAGGGKFHISGMSSKGRGVTDSDLSGKPAEFAMPNVLIRLSLDHDRMFTY